From Brassica oleracea var. oleracea cultivar TO1000 chromosome C3, BOL, whole genome shotgun sequence, a single genomic window includes:
- the LOC106331295 gene encoding 60S ribosomal protein L8-3, with product MGRVIRAQRKGAGSVFKSHTHHRKGPAKFRSLDFGERNGYLKGVVTEIIHDPGRGAPLARVAFRHPFRYKKQKELFVAAEGMYTGQFLYCGKKATLVVGNVLPLRSIPEGAVVCNVEHHVGDRGVFARASGDYAIVIAHNPDNDTTRVKLPSGSKKIVPSGCRAMIGQVAGGGRTEKPMLKAGNAYHKYRVKRNCWPKVRGVAMNPVEHPHGGGNHQHIGHASTVRRDAPPGQKVGLIAARRTGRLRGQAAALASKQE from the exons ATGGGTCGTGTCATCAGAGCTCAACGTAAGGGAGCGGGTTCCGTCTTCAAGTCCCACACTCACCACCGCAAGGGCCCCGCCAAATTCAGGAGCCTCGATTTCGGCGAGAGAAACGGTTACCTCAAGGGCGTCGTCACAGAGATCATCCACGATCCAGGACGCGGAGCTCCGTTGGCTCGCGTCGCGTTCCGTCATCCTTTCCGTTACAAGAAGCAGAAGGAGCTCTTCGTCGCCGCCGAGGGTATGTACACGGGGCAGTTTCTGTACTGCGGTAAGAAAGCAACTCTCGTCGTCGGAAATGTGCTTCCTCTCAGATCTATCCCTGAAGGAGCTGTTGTCTGCAACGTCGAGCACCATGTCGGTGATCGTGGGGTGTTCGCTAGAGCTTCTGGTGATTACGCTATCGTCATCGCTCACAATCCCGACAACGACACAACTAG GGTTAAGTTGCCATCTGGTTCGAAGAAGATTGTACCAAGTGGTTGCAGGGCTATGATTGGTCAGGTTGCTGGTGGTGGAAGGACGGAGAAGCCGATGCTCAAGGCGGGTAACGCGTACCACAAGTACCGTGTGAAGAGAAACTGCTGGCCTAAGGTTCGTGGTGTGGCTATGAACCCGGTTGAGCATCCTCACGGAGGAGGTAACCATCAACATATTGGTCACGCTAGTACTGTTCGTCGTGATGCGCCTCCTGGGCAAAAGGTTGGTCTTATTGCTGCAAGGAGGACTGGTCGTCTTAGAGGTCAAGCTGCTGCTCTTGCTTCCAAGCAAGAATAA
- the LOC106329295 gene encoding metal-nicotianamine transporter YSL1-like gives MEIEQRKIMKREEVDTEENDNQLPLQEEEQETEEEMSGRTIEPWTKQITVRGVLVSIVIGVVFSVIAQKLNLTTGIVPNLNSSAALLAFVFVQTWTKILKKSGFVSKPFTRQENTMIQTSAVACYGIAVGGGFASYLLGLNHKTYVLSGPNMEGNSEKSVKEPGLGWMTAYLFAVCFIGLFVLIPLRKVMIIDLKLTYPSGLATAVLINGFHTQGDAQAKKQVRGFMKYFSFSFLWGFFQWFFSGIEGCGFAQFPTLGLKAWKQTFFFDFSMTFVGAGMICSHMVNLSLLLGAILSYGLMWPLLDKLKGSWFPDNLDEHNMKSIYGYKVFLSVALILGDGLYTFVKILYVTIVSINARVKNKPNDLDSVGDKKQHKFRKEDENFLRDKIPMWIGISGYLIFAAVSTIVVPLIFPQLKWYYVIVAYIFAPCLAFCNAYGAGLTDINMAYNYGKIGLFVLAAVTGRENGVVAGLAGCGLIKSVVSVSCILMQDFKTAHYTMTSPKAMFASQMIGTVVGCIVTPLSFFLFYRAFDVGNPNGEFKAPYALIYRNMAILGVQGFSALPLHCLQMCYGFFGFAVLVNVVRDLTPEKVGRFMPLPTAMAVPFLVGAYFAIDMCVGTLVVFIWEKRNRRKAEVMVPAVASGLICGEGLWTLPAAVLALAGVKPPICMKFLAS, from the exons ATGGAGATAGAGCAGAGAAAGATCATGAAGAGAGAAGAAGTTGATACCGAAGAGAACGATAATCAACTGCCACTACAAGAAGAAGAACAAGAAACAGAGGAAGAAATGTCTGGGAGGACGATCGAACCGTGGACGAAGCAGATAACGGTGAGAGGAGTTTTAGTGAGCATAGTGATCGGAGTTGTGTTCAGTGTGATAGCTCAGAAGCTAAATCTTACGACAGGGATTGTTCCCAACCTCAACAGCTCTGCAGCTTTACTGGCTTTTGTCTTCGTCCAGACATGGACTAAGATTCTCAAGAAATCAGGATTTGTCTCGAAACCATTCACAAGACAAGAGAACACAATGATTCAGACATCTGCTGTTGCTTGTTACGGCATCGCCGTCGGAG GTGGGTTTGCTTCATATCTTCTGGGGTTAAACCATAAGACATATGTGTTATCTGGTCCAAACATGGAAGGTAACTCTGAGAAGAGTGTGAAAGAACCAGGCCTTGGTTGGATGACTGCTTATCTCTTTGCAGTGTGTTTCATCGGTCTTTTCGTCTTAATCCCTCTCCGTAAGGTTATGATTATTGACCTTAAGCTAACATATCCGAGTGGTCTAGCTACTGCTGTACTCATCAACGGCTTCCACACACAAGGAGATGCACAAGCCAA GAAACAAGTGCGTGGCTTCATGAAATACTTCTCATTTAGTTTCTTGTGGGGATTTTTCCAGTGGTTTTTCTCTGGCATAGAAGGTTGTGGGTTTGCTCAGTTCCCAACCTTAGGTTTGAAAGCTTGGAAACAAAC GTTCTTCTTCGATTTTAGCATGACATTTGTAGGAGCAGGAATGATATGTTCACATATGGTTAACCTTTCTTTGCTTTTAGGAGCTATTCTCTCTTACGGCTTAATGTGGCCTCTTCTTGATAAACTAAAAGGCTCTTGGTTCCCTGATAATCTCGACGAGCACAACATGAAGAGCATATACGGTTACAAAGTCTTCTTATCCGTAGCTCTAATCCTCGGCGATGGTCTCTACACTTTCGTTAAGATCCTCTATGTCACCATTGTCAGTATCAACGCAAGAGTGAAGAACAAACCTAATGATCTTGATTCCGTGGGAGACAAGAAACAACATAAGTTTCGCAAGGAAGATGAGAACTTCCTAAGAGATAAAATCCCCATGTGGATAGGAATCTCTGGATATCTTATCTTCGCCGCGGTCTCAACCATCGTGGTCCCTCTGATATTCCCACAGCTCAAATGGTACTACGTTATCGTAGCTTACATTTTCGCACCGTGTCTTGCTTTCTGTAACGCCTACGGAGCTGGACTTACGGACATTAACATGGCTTATAACTACGGTAAGATCGGTCTGTTTGTTCTCGCGGCGGTGACGGGAAGAGAGAACGGAGTTGTGGCCGGACTAGCCGGATGTGGTTTGATCAAATCGGTAGTTTCGGTTTCTTGTATCTTGATGCAAGATTTCAAGACGGCTCATTACACGATGACGTCACCTAAGGCTATGTTCGCTAGCCAGATGATCGGGACGGTCGTTGGATGCATCGTGACGCCGTTAAGTTTCTTCTTGTTCTACAGAGCGTTCGACGTCGGAAACCCTAACGGCGAGTTTAAGGCTCCTTACGCTTTGATATACAGGAACATGGCGATACTTGGGGTGCAAGGCTTCTCTGCTCTGCCTCTTCATTGTCTCCAAATGTGTTATGGGTTTTTTGGGTTTGCGGTTTTGGTCAACGTGGTGAGGGATCTTACTCCGGAGAAGGTGGGGAGGTTCATGCCGCTTCCGACGGCCATGGCGGTTCCGTTTCTGGTCGGAGCGTATTTTGCGATTGATATGTGTGTTGGGACTTTGGTTGTGTTTATTTGGGAGAAGAGGAATAGGAGGAAAGCAGAGGTTATGGTTCCGGCGGTCGCGTCGGGGCTGATCTGCGGGGAAGGGCTTTGGACTTTACCTGCGGCTGTACTTGCACTGGCTGGTGTAAAACCTCCGATATGTATGAAGTTTTTAGCTTCTTAG